A window of SAR202 cluster bacterium genomic DNA:
ACGGTGGCCACCGTTTCGGGATCTACTGAGGACTTCCTCAGCGCGTGGAGCCGGTGCAGGAGCACGATCAGCCTGTTCTGTACCGAGCCGTGCAGGTGTTGCGCAATCTGCCTTCGCAGAGACTCCGATGCGGCCACTATCCTCTCGCGGGAGCGCTTGAGCTCCTCGGACCTCGCCTTCGCTACCGCCTGCTCGATTCGCGCGTTCTCCGCGAGCCGGAGGTCCGTGATATCGCGGAACAGCACTACGGCGCCTTCCAGGTCGCCTCGCTCCCCGCGAATAGGCGCGAATACATACGCCACGGGGAACTGCGTGCCGTCCTTTCGCCAGAAGACCTCATTGTCGACCTGCCCGGAAGCGCCATTCTTGAAAGCCGCCTCTATCGGACACGCGGAGCGGGCGTAGCGCGCCCCATCGACGGTGAAATGGTGGAGGACCTCGTGCTCGCGGTGGCCAACCAGCTCTTGCGGCAGCCATCCGGTTATCTTCGCTGCGGCCGGATTAACGAACGTGATCGCGCCGCTGAGGTCTATTCCGAAGATGCCCTCGCCCACGGAATTTAGAAGTAGCGCGTTCTGCCGGCGCAGGCGGTCTATATCCATCTCCACGCGCTTGCGCTCTGTAATATCCCTGGAGATGCCCACCAACCCCACAACACGCCCAGTATTGTCCCTGATGGGCGCCTTGCGGTCCAGGTAGACCTTCAGGCCATCGGCAGTCATCGTGAGGGATTCTGTTTCCTCTTTCCGCCCGGTGACCAGGACCGAAAGGTCATCCGCCCGCATTCGGCGACCGGTATCGTTCGGGTAGATATCCACCGGCGTCTTGCCCACGACCTCCTGCTTTCGCATCCCCATGCGCTGGGCCTGAACGGAGTTGACCACCACAAACCGCCCGAGCGCATCCTTTGTATAGATAGAGTCATCTGCGTTCTCGATCAGCGCCATATACCGCGCCTCGCTCTGGACCAGGCGCTCTTCGGCCTCCTTGCGCTCGGTCATATCCCGCAGCACGGAAATGACGGCAGGCCTGCCGTTGTACACGATGCTTGCCGTCGTGCCGTGAATGGTCCTGACGCTACCATCCGGCCGCTGTATGCGATACTCGTATATACCGGACGCGTTCTCGCCGCGGATCTGCGCCGCGATATGGGCAATCACCTTGTCCCTGTCCTCGGGCAGGGCGAACGAGCCTATTGGGTAGCTAACAGCCTCCTCCAGGTTGCTGAGCCCATAGACCTTGAGGTAGGCCTTGTTGACGAAAGCCCTGCGGTTGTCAGAATAGATGACCACCGCGTCGGACAGCGAGTCGACGATTGTCCGGTGCAGGTCCTCGCTCTCCGCGAGCACCTTCTCCATGGAGATCCGGTCGGAGATATCCCTGTCCACGCCGACATATCCGACCGGCTGACCGTTAGCGTCCCTGATTAACGAAATCAGCACTTCCACCCAGAATCCGGTCCCGTCTTTCTTCCTTTGTTCCATCTGGCCCGCCCAGGACCCATGCTTCATTACGTGCTCCAGGCGCGCTGCCTCTACCTTCGTCTCCTCCGGCGTGGAAATGAACGGCAAAGGCTTCTCCATCACCTCATCGGCAGAATAGCCGTACAGCGCCTGCGCCCCTCCGCTCCAGAACGTGATGTTCCCCTGCAGGTCCGTAGCTATGATCGACTCTCTGGTGTTGTCCAGGAGATGTGCCTGGAAGCGGAGCTTCTCATCCTGAATCCTGAGAGCCTCCGTCTCTTTCTGAAGTTTTTCGTTAGATCGCTGGAGCCTGTTTTCAGCCTGCAGGAGCGCTCTCACGGCTTTTATGAAATGAAAAATGCTGCCGAACGCGAAAAGCGCGGACACGTCGAGGATAATGCGGGAAATTGGAATCGGTTGGGGTGAGCCGGAGAAGAATCTGAAGTTCAGGCTGAAAGGCAGTTCGTCCGAAAGCTCGACGCCGAGGCCCAGGCAAAAGCCCGCGAACCATATTAGTGACAGCACCGCGGCGGGGTGCTTGTGGATCGAGCCGTTCCGCGTCGCACGCAACACATAAATGCCCATCCCGGCAAACAGGAGGAGCACCAGCAGCTTGATGATTGGGGCGTACATGTGGGTTGCCTGCCTCCGCCTGATACGCTCTCGGTCAACAAATGATTAGCCAGAATAAATTTTGCCGCGAACCGTCAAATACATCAATGCCGGTGAGGGCCATTTTGTCCTGGAAACGCGAGGCCGTCCAGACCGATGGCCTGGACGGCCTTCCCTACCGACTGTTTATATCCTTACTCTAAGTGCCGCAGTTCGGGCTGCCGCCGCCGGAGCCGCCGTCGGGTATGCACGTGCGGTCCTTGAGGTTTGTCTTGCCGGCGGCAATGGCCGCGTTCACGCTTGTTACAACGTTCGCCGGCACCCACTGCGACCAGATGTCCTGGTGGTTCTTGAGAAAGGTCAGCGCAGCCACGTTGGCCTTGATGCCCACGCGGCCCTCGGTGACGCGCCCGGCAAAATCGGTGACCATGGCGTCGCCGGGGTTAAACTTCTTCAGGAACTCAGCAAGGTCTGGCGCAGACTGTTTCAGGTCAGCTCGCACCATGATGCGCTTGTCCGCTGAGTCACTGAACGCCGTTCCAAAGTCCAATACGGTCCCGGACCCGGTATTCTGGGCGTACCAGTCGGCGGACTCGGACTTGGGTGCGATCATTACGACGTCCACGCTGCCGGCGGCGAGCGCAGCCTGGTAGGTAGGCTCAGTGACATCCACGAGCTCTGCAGTGTACTGGTATCCGTGCACCATGATATATCCCACGAGGTTGTTGATGAAGTCGATATCCTTGGACGACCATGTGGCCAGCCGCACGTGTCCGAGCTTCCGAACGTCAAGCGATACGGGGGTACCCGAGATTCGGGAGTCCGTTGGCGAAAGCGACTGCGGAGTGCCTGCGGCCGCGGCGGCGGCCCCACCCTGGGGGGTGGCGGTCCTATCAGCGAGGGCGCCTATTGCGAACGGGTCTGACTTGGCCGCGCAGCCGGCGGCTATTAGCCCGAATAGTGCGGCAAAAGCCATCGTCAGCAGGGCCAATCTAACCGGGGAACCTGGCATCTTCATCGTCACTCCTCCGTGGGGCAATGCTTAGCTGGGAAGTCCGGATGATACAGGTAACCGCGATCACGCAAACCGGGAACTACTTCGCACTACTGGTGGGGGCCGCCTCCTATGGTCGTCAGCGCGGCCAGGGAGGCCACAGTACGAAAGGATTAACCCTCCACCCATGGAGCAGGCCGAATTATTGCGCCAGTATACAACGACAAAGCTCTTTTGACAGCCCCTCACGGGAATTTTTTCGAATAGGCTCAACGCGGCCCGACGGGGCATTTGGCATTCAGGCCCGCCCTTGCGGTCTCGCTAAGGCTTGCCGGCCGCTCCCTGCAGACCGTCTCGACAATTATTCCGCGTAGCGGGCCGGCAACAATCCTGTTTCCATTGCCGGAGATGTGCGTATAATCGATATACACCGGCTCCGTCGTGGAGGAGAACGCGCCGTCCAGGTTGTGTACACTTGCTAGTACGTCGGAGCCCGCCATCCGGATTTCCAGCAGCTCGGCCATCTTTGCCCGTACAGTCATGATCATCGTCAGGGCAACCGACCGCTTTTGCACCTCAAGGACATGCTGCTCCGAAGGGTGCAGGGGCTTGCCCGCCTCCCAGAGGCCGGGATGGAAGATGAAGATTGGGGTGAACCCATACTCCGCCGCCAGTGCGTTTACCAGGCGGATATTCTCCGCCCATACGTCCAGCGCCCGGTTGCCCAGCCAATCGAAGTCCGCGTGCTCCAGGCGGTCCTCGTAGTTCTCGTCGCCAACTCCGGGCTCTGCCGTGCCCGGATCGGGCGGCCCATGCAGGATGCGCCCGGCGAGGTCCGCAGCGCGGTACATGCCGGTGGACTGCACCAGCGCGCGCACCTGGTCCGACCGGCTGCGCCCACCCTGGAACCGCTCCCTGATGTCGTCAAGCAGGGCGTGCGCGCCGCGCTCCTCGGGCCAGAATGCCACCGCCGTCGCGTCGTTCACGCCGTCGTAGAACGTGACCACATCCGGCCTTTTGCCGGCCTGCAGCTCGCGAATCAGGTAGACCAGCTCCTGCGTTGAGACGTATCCCCTTTCCCCGTAGTTGACGACCTTCGTCTCGACTCCCCAGTCCTCGTTGAGCAGCTTCGCGACAAGGCTCGGGACCGTCTCGTCATCCTTTGCCCCGACGCCCCAGGTCGTGGAACCTCCGAACATCCACACCTCCAGGGCGTCCTCACTCTGAGAGCTGAAATGCGTCGCCCGCCGCCCCTCGAAGTCGACGTTCGTGTATTCTCCCTTGAAATACCTTCGCAGCCAGATGTTATAGGGCTCATAATCGACCGGGTCGCTGGCGCGCACCTCCTGCATGAGACGGCGCGCATCGTAGTCTACCCCGTCGTAGGCCGCCAGATCGGCCCGCTCGTCGGAGTTGATTGGCGCCGCCGACGAGTGAGGCTCTCCGAATACGCCCAGGTAGGCGAAAACGGCCGCCCGGCAGACGAGCTCAACAAACACCACAGTCACCACCGAGAGGCCGATGACGGCGAGGACGTTCTTGATGTTGGAGGCGAGCTTATCCATGGGCCTGCAGCGCTCGATTTTGCGAAAGTCTATGACCCGTTCATGGCTATGTCAAGAAACGCGCGGGTCTACAAACTTTCTTGAAGATTTCGCGATATACAGATAGGCGTACGGTTGAAAAGGCAATTCCCGCGAGGTAACTGTGGCAGGCACCATTCTGATGGTTGAAGACGACCCCGATACTACCAGGCTCGTCAGCCTGTATCTGACCTCGGACGGCTTCAATGTGCTTTCCGCGGCAGACGGCGCGAAGGGGCTCAGCATGGCCATGGAGTCGCGCCCTGACCTTGTGGTCCTGGATGTCATGCTGCCGAGGATGGATGGCATGGCCGTGTGCCGGGCCCTGCG
This region includes:
- a CDS encoding SGNH/GDSL hydrolase family protein, which codes for MDKLASNIKNVLAVIGLSVVTVVFVELVCRAAVFAYLGVFGEPHSSAAPINSDERADLAAYDGVDYDARRLMQEVRASDPVDYEPYNIWLRRYFKGEYTNVDFEGRRATHFSSQSEDALEVWMFGGSTTWGVGAKDDETVPSLVAKLLNEDWGVETKVVNYGERGYVSTQELVYLIRELQAGKRPDVVTFYDGVNDATAVAFWPEERGAHALLDDIRERFQGGRSRSDQVRALVQSTGMYRAADLAGRILHGPPDPGTAEPGVGDENYEDRLEHADFDWLGNRALDVWAENIRLVNALAAEYGFTPIFIFHPGLWEAGKPLHPSEQHVLEVQKRSVALTMIMTVRAKMAELLEIRMAGSDVLASVHNLDGAFSSTTEPVYIDYTHISGNGNRIVAGPLRGIIVETVCRERPASLSETARAGLNAKCPVGPR
- a CDS encoding PAS domain S-box protein translates to MYAPIIKLLVLLLFAGMGIYVLRATRNGSIHKHPAAVLSLIWFAGFCLGLGVELSDELPFSLNFRFFSGSPQPIPISRIILDVSALFAFGSIFHFIKAVRALLQAENRLQRSNEKLQKETEALRIQDEKLRFQAHLLDNTRESIIATDLQGNITFWSGGAQALYGYSADEVMEKPLPFISTPEETKVEAARLEHVMKHGSWAGQMEQRKKDGTGFWVEVLISLIRDANGQPVGYVGVDRDISDRISMEKVLAESEDLHRTIVDSLSDAVVIYSDNRRAFVNKAYLKVYGLSNLEEAVSYPIGSFALPEDRDKVIAHIAAQIRGENASGIYEYRIQRPDGSVRTIHGTTASIVYNGRPAVISVLRDMTERKEAEERLVQSEARYMALIENADDSIYTKDALGRFVVVNSVQAQRMGMRKQEVVGKTPVDIYPNDTGRRMRADDLSVLVTGRKEETESLTMTADGLKVYLDRKAPIRDNTGRVVGLVGISRDITERKRVEMDIDRLRRQNALLLNSVGEGIFGIDLSGAITFVNPAAAKITGWLPQELVGHREHEVLHHFTVDGARYARSACPIEAAFKNGASGQVDNEVFWRKDGTQFPVAYVFAPIRGERGDLEGAVVLFRDITDLRLAENARIEQAVAKARSEELKRSRERIVAASESLRRQIAQHLHGSVQNRLIVLLHRLHALRKSSVDPETVATVSAIH